A DNA window from bacterium contains the following coding sequences:
- a CDS encoding MOP flippase family protein: MSLRQSAILGVKWESFSKATVIGIEFLRLAVLTRMLSPADFGLKTMIMVAIGFAQSFEDLGISNAVIYRQDVTHHHLSSIYWLNLIAGIALFIFVWAATPLLVLLFNEPRLAVLLPWEALVFIITPLGRQFQTLMQKELQFDRLAKVELASAIVSAVVAIFLARFGCGVFSLIWGEISLAASKAVLSAWLSWNIWRPELHFQRSDLQGYLSFGIYQMGERGMDYLSVNADYLVVGRFLGSKILGTYMLAYRLVALPIAKINPIVTSVAFPVFARKQSDNATLRRGYLEMIKLLALTVFPILIGLGIAAPLVVPLFFGAGWAAAIPLVQIMVLLGILKTMMNPSISILWAKGRTDIGFLWYASVALINVMVFWSVVQYQGAYGVAWSQVILYIAYFIFFGSVVLRFVIGLTWSEYLLAIAWPAIMSMIMGGIVLAAYVFLARLPIDKPCFLLGLTITGAIAYGPAVIMLERKFLLEIWSLIIKKKQVTA; the protein is encoded by the coding sequence ATGTCTCTCAGACAATCTGCCATCCTTGGCGTCAAGTGGGAAAGTTTTTCTAAAGCCACGGTTATTGGCATTGAATTCCTTCGGCTGGCTGTTCTTACCCGCATGTTGAGCCCGGCAGACTTTGGCCTGAAGACCATGATCATGGTTGCCATCGGGTTTGCTCAATCCTTCGAAGACTTGGGTATCAGTAACGCTGTTATCTACCGCCAGGATGTAACCCATCATCATCTCTCCAGCATTTACTGGCTCAACCTGATAGCCGGAATAGCTCTGTTTATCTTTGTCTGGGCGGCCACGCCACTGCTGGTCCTGCTGTTCAACGAACCGCGGCTGGCGGTTTTATTACCGTGGGAGGCGCTGGTCTTTATCATTACTCCTCTTGGACGGCAATTCCAGACCTTGATGCAAAAAGAGTTGCAATTCGATCGCCTGGCCAAGGTCGAACTGGCCTCAGCTATCGTGAGTGCTGTGGTGGCAATTTTCTTAGCCAGATTCGGTTGCGGGGTATTTTCGCTCATCTGGGGGGAAATATCCCTGGCTGCTTCAAAGGCAGTGCTGTCAGCCTGGCTCTCCTGGAATATCTGGCGGCCAGAGCTTCACTTTCAGAGGAGTGATTTACAGGGCTATCTCAGCTTTGGCATCTACCAGATGGGAGAGCGGGGCATGGATTACCTTTCGGTTAATGCGGATTATCTGGTGGTCGGACGATTCCTGGGGTCTAAGATCCTGGGAACCTACATGCTGGCTTACCGGCTGGTGGCTCTGCCTATTGCCAAAATCAACCCGATTGTAACCAGCGTGGCTTTCCCGGTCTTTGCCAGGAAGCAGTCGGATAATGCCACCCTGCGCCGTGGATACCTTGAAATGATCAAGTTACTTGCTCTTACTGTCTTCCCGATTCTCATCGGCCTCGGGATAGCAGCACCGCTTGTTGTACCGTTGTTTTTCGGTGCGGGCTGGGCAGCGGCAATCCCTCTTGTTCAGATCATGGTTCTCCTCGGAATTTTGAAGACCATGATGAATCCGTCAATATCAATACTCTGGGCCAAGGGACGAACGGATATCGGATTTCTGTGGTACGCCTCCGTGGCTCTTATCAACGTCATGGTATTTTGGTCTGTTGTTCAATACCAGGGGGCTTATGGGGTGGCCTGGAGTCAGGTCATCCTTTATATCGCCTACTTCATATTTTTCGGATCAGTTGTTTTACGATTCGTCATCGGGCTTACCTGGTCAGAGTATCTCCTGGCCATAGCCTGGCCAGCAATAATGAGCATGATTATGGGAGGAATTGTTCTCGCCGCTTATGTCTTCCTGGCCAGACTGCCTATTGACAAGCCTTGCTTTTTGCTTGGCCTTACCATAACAGGAGCGATCGCCTACGGGCCGGCAGTAATCATGCTGGAACGTAAATTTTTACTCGAGATATGGAGTCTTATAATCAAAAAGAAACAGGTTACTGCTTGA
- a CDS encoding acyl carrier protein, producing MDEIENRIKNFIFENFLIGQKNRELQNDISFLDEGIIDSTGMLELVAFIEDTYGLVVEDEELIPDNLDSVNRIIAYLERKGCLASKK from the coding sequence ATGGACGAAATAGAAAATCGAATTAAAAATTTTATTTTTGAAAACTTTCTCATTGGTCAAAAAAATCGGGAATTGCAGAACGATATTTCTTTCCTTGATGAAGGGATTATCGATTCCACCGGTATGCTGGAGTTGGTTGCCTTTATTGAGGACACCTATGGTCTTGTAGTTGAAGATGAAGAGCTTATCCCCGACAATCTGGACTCTGTCAACAGGATCATAGCCTATCTGGAGAGAAAGGGATGTCTGGCATCGAAAAAATAG
- a CDS encoding methyltransferase domain-containing protein: MSSLKSTELLAFLVCPLCKRDLAEFGSKLKCTYCAREYGIRNGIPLLYPDTIDFEHLREEENLAKMMKNLSFSKKDQTSLIQWEKSKQEFWDMVQGNIGQPPKAFINIGCGYDNSFSILEKNGYMFINFDIVYDMLYDLQTQHGSKFCVAGDINYLPFRKHSFDYVVSIDVIHHEYDKAEALLRSFHELLKPGGILFLEDPNAWGMFQFIKSAFLPRPLYRSLRSWYHKLKNPHKKPADYEYALSIWAARRMLKDLSFTNITAYSNNAYPEWLLHKN; the protein is encoded by the coding sequence ATGAGTAGCCTGAAAAGTACCGAGTTACTTGCCTTTCTTGTATGTCCCCTGTGCAAAAGAGATTTAGCTGAATTCGGCAGTAAATTGAAGTGTACGTATTGTGCCAGGGAATATGGAATTAGAAACGGTATACCCTTGCTGTATCCTGATACGATAGATTTTGAACACTTACGAGAAGAAGAAAACCTGGCAAAGATGATGAAAAATCTATCGTTCAGTAAAAAAGATCAGACCAGTTTGATACAGTGGGAAAAATCTAAACAGGAATTTTGGGATATGGTGCAAGGTAATATAGGACAGCCTCCCAAAGCTTTTATTAATATCGGATGTGGTTATGATAACTCTTTTAGTATTTTAGAAAAAAATGGATATATGTTCATTAACTTCGATATCGTTTACGATATGCTCTATGACCTCCAAACTCAACATGGGTCAAAATTCTGTGTTGCCGGAGATATTAATTACCTGCCCTTTCGGAAACATTCCTTTGATTATGTTGTTTCCATCGATGTCATACACCATGAATATGATAAAGCAGAGGCTTTACTCAGGTCCTTTCATGAGCTACTAAAACCCGGCGGCATTCTATTCCTGGAAGATCCAAATGCCTGGGGTATGTTTCAATTTATAAAATCAGCATTTCTTCCCAGACCCCTATACAGGTCTTTGCGATCTTGGTACCACAAATTAAAAAATCCTCATAAAAAACCGGCAGATTATGAATATGCCTTAAGCATATGGGCTGCCAGGAGGATGTTGAAAGATTTAAGCTTCACAAATATAACAGCTTATTCAAACAATGCCTATCCCGAATGGCTCTTACATAAGAATTAG
- a CDS encoding polysaccharide pyruvyl transferase family protein yields MNILIIEAYTDANVGSSALVENSIRICQMRFPGSKIQVMAHHPQSLENMHGCKAVQDVYDYPLLQPRGKQVIWLIRQLICMALAWKMAKKRECTLRVPGKIPQWNLESFFWADLIISIGAERLNDKFYKGIPFSVFTYLLCKRMGKRVVLFPQTIGPFFFIWSRIIIIKALRAVDQIYVRDEESYRIVTGQLGIDSAKVIRSPDMAILQTPIQPARARKLISLKSEEKVVGISALRWNYFKNKAETPYASYQSYRREMAHLADELIDRYRIRIIFFPTNFQVHGCREDDVKTAEEIYHLMLHKERAMIIRRLPSPAELQGMLGCCEINITTRMHACILSTCAYVPTISVNYLFKIKEYMESLGLGAFSIDIEDFHAEAVLPLFDRLWGERESWRRHLTAAVAHKRSLLMQAMEALEA; encoded by the coding sequence ATGAACATCCTGATCATTGAGGCTTATACCGATGCTAACGTTGGATCTTCGGCCCTGGTAGAAAATTCCATCAGGATCTGTCAGATGAGGTTTCCCGGCAGCAAGATTCAGGTTATGGCCCATCATCCCCAATCCCTGGAGAATATGCATGGCTGTAAGGCTGTTCAAGATGTCTATGATTACCCCTTGCTTCAACCCAGAGGGAAGCAGGTAATCTGGCTTATCAGGCAGTTAATCTGTATGGCTTTGGCCTGGAAGATGGCAAAAAAACGGGAATGTACATTGAGGGTTCCCGGTAAAATTCCCCAGTGGAACCTGGAAAGCTTTTTCTGGGCTGACCTGATTATCAGTATTGGTGCTGAAAGATTAAATGACAAGTTTTATAAGGGCATTCCCTTTTCCGTGTTTACCTATCTGCTGTGCAAGCGCATGGGTAAAAGGGTGGTGCTGTTCCCTCAGACCATCGGGCCATTTTTTTTCATCTGGTCCAGGATAATCATAATCAAGGCTCTTCGGGCGGTGGACCAGATTTATGTGCGCGATGAAGAGTCCTATCGAATTGTGACCGGACAGCTCGGTATTGACTCAGCTAAAGTGATCCGTTCACCGGATATGGCGATACTCCAGACACCGATTCAACCGGCCAGGGCAAGAAAATTAATAAGCCTGAAGTCTGAGGAGAAAGTGGTAGGCATCTCGGCCCTTCGCTGGAACTATTTCAAAAACAAGGCAGAAACTCCTTATGCCAGTTATCAATCGTATCGGCGGGAAATGGCTCACCTCGCGGATGAGCTGATTGACAGATACCGGATCAGGATCATATTTTTCCCCACCAACTTTCAAGTTCACGGCTGCCGGGAGGATGACGTCAAGACTGCCGAAGAGATCTATCATCTGATGCTCCATAAAGAAAGGGCCATGATTATCCGCAGGCTTCCCTCACCGGCCGAACTCCAGGGAATGCTGGGATGCTGTGAAATAAATATTACCACCCGGATGCATGCCTGCATTCTTTCCACCTGTGCCTATGTACCGACTATTTCCGTAAATTACCTCTTTAAGATCAAAGAGTATATGGAATCGCTGGGCTTGGGTGCTTTCTCCATCGATATTGAGGACTTTCACGCAGAGGCAGTGCTCCCTCTGTTTGATCGGTTATGGGGAGAGAGGGAGTCCTGGCGGCGGCACCTTACGGCTGCTGTAGCCCATAAGCGCAGCCTGCTGATGCAGGCGATGGAAGCTCTCGAAGCCTGA
- a CDS encoding polysaccharide deacetylase family protein produces the protein MPRSLLPQDYTVNGGVLFEDFENFGEWTPIGSGGTLEANLNQHRTGTQSLKLNVTTTGSWIMARKIFPSATDFRSASSRMHFWFYCHTDPSVTLQEVLVQFTSTSDLSKSFNLSLCSSDLHTGWNHLVVPRDRWLNVNNESWAAIIRMYFKLVAKSGQTVSISVDELRHSTEQLPRCVISFDDGHLSAYTEGYSYMNSRGVRGTMYIIPAMVGSENYMTLEHLDIMNAAGWALANHSYNHPGAPLYLTGLSQSQIENEIQQCTAWLINHGYLRAAYHVAYPGGAWNSDVFAALNATGMLTGRTTWAILQYIPVDDFKLLKSKSLDIGTTLAAAKDWLDKAITQQSTVFFHGHVLTSTAGLNAWAIADFQALIDYIVARNISCLTIDEWYEGLTNPRYRSSAL, from the coding sequence ATGCCGCGATCTTTGTTACCGCAGGATTACACTGTCAATGGTGGAGTTCTGTTCGAAGATTTTGAAAATTTCGGTGAATGGACCCCAATAGGATCAGGGGGAACCCTCGAGGCAAACCTGAATCAGCATCGAACCGGCACCCAGTCACTGAAATTGAACGTAACGACAACTGGATCATGGATCATGGCTCGAAAGATTTTTCCCTCAGCAACGGATTTCCGAAGCGCAAGCAGCAGGATGCATTTCTGGTTTTACTGTCATACCGATCCATCAGTAACCCTGCAGGAAGTCCTGGTTCAGTTTACCTCTACATCTGACCTCAGCAAAAGTTTCAACTTATCGCTCTGCTCATCAGATTTACATACCGGCTGGAACCACCTTGTTGTCCCACGGGATAGATGGCTTAACGTCAATAATGAATCCTGGGCTGCGATCATCAGGATGTATTTCAAACTGGTTGCCAAATCCGGTCAGACAGTCAGCATTTCCGTTGATGAGCTCCGCCATTCTACCGAGCAGTTACCCCGCTGTGTTATCAGTTTCGATGATGGACACCTCTCAGCCTATACCGAAGGGTACAGCTATATGAATTCAAGAGGAGTGCGGGGAACGATGTATATCATACCCGCGATGGTTGGCAGTGAAAATTATATGACCCTCGAGCACCTTGATATCATGAATGCGGCAGGATGGGCTTTAGCTAATCATTCCTATAATCACCCTGGAGCTCCTCTCTATCTGACTGGATTATCTCAATCGCAAATAGAGAATGAAATTCAGCAGTGCACTGCCTGGCTTATCAACCACGGGTATTTGCGGGCAGCTTATCATGTAGCCTATCCCGGAGGAGCATGGAACAGTGATGTTTTTGCTGCTCTCAATGCTACAGGGATGCTGACGGGAAGAACAACATGGGCCATACTTCAATATATTCCGGTGGATGATTTTAAACTTTTAAAGAGTAAGTCTCTTGACATCGGGACAACCCTGGCAGCAGCCAAGGATTGGCTCGATAAAGCGATTACTCAGCAATCGACCGTATTTTTCCATGGTCACGTTCTCACTTCAACGGCTGGACTCAATGCCTGGGCAATTGCTGATTTTCAGGCATTAATTGATTATATTGTAGCCCGCAATATATCCTGCCTCACGATTGATGAATGGTATGAGGGACTGACCAATCCACGGTATAGATCATCCGCGCTCTAA
- a CDS encoding radical SAM protein, which produces MKIILIFPSRSRKNTYSSSNPGLREFFDTNQYLPMFFLPSLSLLTIAACTPPEIEIRLIDERITPIDFDEQADLVGISIMTEQALRGYEIAREFKRRGVMTVMGGIHASVLPEEAASHCDCVVIGEGETLWPKLLDDFRKGSFKRFYSNEEQVDILKSPIPRYDLLSSGTYNVIPTQTTRGCPLDCSFCTATKVYGPRFRCKTVKQVIAEVEAIQQISKSQRIVFNDDNMFVDRKKSYQLLSALIPLKIKYFTESDVSIAEDEKLLDLMQRSGCVTVFIGFESLVPENLTSLHHSQWKFKRLARYSEACRKIQSRGIQVLGAFIVGFDHDDKNVFQQLIDFTLENKILGQFHFLTPFPGTRLRASLINEKRLKPDHSQWDTYSCFDVVFDPLKMSRADLEAGLLRVYQAVYGREAHLERSRSMIDIFKRLKASPQ; this is translated from the coding sequence ATGAAGATAATTTTGATTTTTCCTTCTCGAAGCCGCAAAAATACCTATTCAAGCAGCAATCCAGGGCTTCGGGAATTTTTCGATACGAATCAATATCTTCCGATGTTTTTCCTTCCAAGTCTTTCTCTGCTTACGATCGCTGCCTGTACTCCACCGGAAATTGAGATCAGGCTGATTGATGAGCGGATTACGCCAATTGATTTTGATGAGCAGGCCGACCTTGTCGGCATCAGCATCATGACCGAGCAGGCACTGCGGGGGTACGAGATTGCCAGGGAGTTTAAACGGCGGGGCGTTATGACCGTCATGGGCGGCATCCACGCGAGCGTTCTTCCTGAAGAGGCAGCATCTCATTGCGATTGCGTTGTTATTGGCGAAGGAGAAACTCTCTGGCCGAAGCTTTTGGATGATTTCCGGAAAGGCTCGTTCAAGCGGTTCTATAGCAATGAGGAACAGGTTGATATTCTCAAGTCCCCCATTCCGCGGTATGACCTTTTATCATCGGGGACATACAATGTTATCCCGACTCAGACAACACGGGGCTGTCCCCTTGACTGCTCTTTTTGTACAGCAACCAAGGTCTATGGCCCTCGGTTTCGATGCAAAACTGTCAAGCAGGTCATCGCTGAAGTTGAGGCCATTCAGCAAATATCGAAAAGCCAGCGTATCGTCTTTAACGATGACAATATGTTTGTTGACCGTAAAAAATCCTATCAACTCCTTTCAGCGCTTATTCCGCTGAAAATAAAATACTTCACCGAGTCGGATGTCTCGATAGCCGAAGATGAGAAATTACTTGATCTGATGCAAAGAAGCGGCTGTGTCACCGTTTTTATCGGCTTTGAGAGTTTAGTGCCTGAAAACTTGACTTCGCTTCACCACAGCCAGTGGAAATTCAAGCGCCTGGCAAGATATTCCGAAGCATGCCGGAAGATCCAAAGCCGCGGAATCCAGGTACTTGGGGCTTTCATTGTCGGATTTGATCACGATGATAAAAATGTTTTTCAGCAGCTTATCGATTTTACCCTCGAAAATAAAATCCTTGGCCAGTTCCATTTTTTGACTCCTTTTCCGGGAACCCGGCTGAGGGCTTCCCTCATAAATGAAAAAAGACTCAAGCCCGATCATAGCCAATGGGATACGTATAGCTGTTTCGATGTTGTCTTTGATCCACTGAAGATGTCGAGGGCGGATCTTGAAGCCGGCCTGCTCCGTGTCTATCAGGCAGTATATGGAAGAGAAGCTCATCTGGAAAGATCTCGCTCTATGATCGATATTTTCAAGCGCCTTAAAGCGTCACCGCAGTAA
- the nadE gene encoding NAD(+) synthase, with protein sequence MSSSLIEKGCEHLGDKGVFSRQVLKIDPQVECGRICAFIQDQVVTRFKRQGAVIGLSGGIDSAVISELLVRSLGPGRVLGLILPERESNPISETYARKQAAKLGIRVEKIDITRQLEAFGAYERRNAVISSIFPEFDDSYVFNISLPQNILQKDRLSYHSITIVDKNQNHKTARLLPKDWLAIAACQNIKQRVRMINLYLWAEQNNYLVCGTTNKSEADQGFFVKFGDGGVDIEPIAYLYKTQIFQLARYLGVIEEIINRTPSPDTYSLPVSDQEFYFCLPYELLDLLLYAQEHEVPIAMISEVLSLSEEQIARIFKDIQAKARATWHLRALPPSLDHNLVRQ encoded by the coding sequence ATGAGCAGTTCCCTGATAGAGAAAGGCTGTGAGCATTTAGGAGATAAGGGGGTTTTTAGCCGGCAGGTATTAAAGATTGACCCGCAGGTTGAGTGCGGCCGCATCTGTGCCTTTATTCAGGACCAGGTCGTAACCAGGTTTAAACGCCAGGGTGCGGTCATTGGCCTGTCAGGCGGCATAGATTCAGCGGTGATATCGGAACTTTTGGTCCGCTCCCTTGGTCCCGGACGGGTGCTGGGGCTCATTCTTCCGGAAAGGGAATCCAATCCGATCAGCGAGACCTATGCCAGAAAACAGGCGGCAAAATTAGGCATCAGGGTTGAAAAAATAGATATAACCAGGCAACTTGAGGCTTTCGGGGCTTATGAGCGGAGAAATGCCGTTATCAGTTCGATCTTTCCGGAATTCGATGACTCGTACGTTTTCAACATTTCTCTTCCCCAGAACATCCTTCAGAAAGACAGACTGAGTTACCATTCCATAACTATTGTGGATAAAAATCAAAACCATAAAACTGCCCGGCTGCTGCCCAAAGACTGGCTGGCCATTGCTGCCTGCCAGAATATCAAGCAGCGGGTCAGGATGATTAATCTCTACTTGTGGGCTGAGCAAAATAATTACCTGGTCTGCGGAACCACCAACAAATCTGAAGCAGACCAGGGCTTTTTCGTCAAGTTTGGCGATGGCGGAGTGGATATCGAGCCTATAGCTTATCTCTATAAAACGCAGATTTTTCAATTAGCCAGATACCTGGGGGTCATCGAGGAAATCATTAATCGGACGCCAAGTCCGGATACCTATAGTTTGCCGGTGAGTGATCAGGAATTTTACTTTTGCCTTCCTTATGAACTCTTGGACCTGCTCCTCTACGCTCAGGAACATGAGGTCCCAATCGCCATGATTTCTGAGGTTCTGTCTCTTTCCGAAGAGCAGATTGCCCGGATATTCAAGGATATTCAGGCCAAGGCCAGAGCCACCTGGCACCTGCGGGCACTTCCGCCATCGCTTGACCATAATCTGGTCAGGCAGTGA
- a CDS encoding glycosyltransferase family 4 protein, which yields MKILFANTRHFSGGGDSTYTFNLAQLLRERGHEVAFFAMQDPRNVADINSDLFVSYIDFKELNRKKNLYNGLRTLGRVIYSREARKNFSRILDRVQPDVVHVQNIHAHITPSIIFEAGQRKIPVVWTLHDYKMICPNTHFRIDATNEICEACGKSAFFHAVVKRCKKRSFLASSMAAIEAYIHRLMRVQAKVDYFLSPSAFLRNKLIDRGISQRKVKHLPLFIPDTSFHHNKEKDEGYILFLGRLTPLKGIYPLLAACQKAPQAHLVIAGMVEEPLASQLPKLLSPNAEYVGMKQGEDLHRLLAGARAVILPSLWYENQPFSITEAFAAGKPVIASDLGGMTELVNNSQGGILVSPGDVDDLAEAMRWITAHPKEARQMGKKAQEYACNTHSSDIHYRKLLQIYQQTIEEKYSTA from the coding sequence ATGAAGATACTTTTTGCCAATACAAGGCACTTTTCGGGTGGAGGGGACAGCACTTACACCTTCAATCTGGCACAGTTATTAAGGGAGAGAGGGCATGAGGTGGCTTTCTTCGCCATGCAGGACCCCAGGAATGTTGCGGATATCAATAGTGACCTTTTTGTCAGTTACATCGACTTCAAGGAGCTTAACCGGAAAAAGAATCTGTACAATGGCCTCAGAACATTAGGCCGTGTCATTTACTCCCGTGAGGCACGAAAGAATTTCAGCCGAATTCTTGATCGCGTCCAGCCAGACGTGGTGCATGTACAAAATATCCATGCCCATATTACTCCATCGATTATTTTTGAAGCCGGACAGCGGAAAATACCGGTGGTTTGGACCCTGCATGACTACAAAATGATTTGTCCAAATACCCATTTTCGGATAGATGCTACCAATGAGATATGTGAAGCCTGCGGGAAGAGTGCATTTTTTCATGCTGTGGTGAAAAGGTGTAAAAAGAGATCTTTTTTGGCCAGCAGCATGGCGGCCATTGAGGCTTATATTCATCGGCTCATGAGAGTGCAAGCGAAAGTGGATTACTTTCTCTCACCGAGTGCCTTTCTCCGAAATAAACTCATCGATCGGGGGATATCTCAGAGGAAAGTGAAGCATCTTCCCCTGTTCATACCGGATACGTCCTTTCATCATAATAAGGAAAAGGATGAAGGATACATCCTTTTCCTCGGAAGGCTCACTCCGCTCAAGGGGATATATCCTCTCCTGGCGGCATGCCAAAAAGCTCCGCAAGCGCATCTTGTTATAGCAGGCATGGTTGAGGAACCACTCGCGAGCCAGTTGCCGAAGCTGCTCTCCCCGAACGCTGAATACGTGGGTATGAAACAGGGAGAAGATCTGCATCGCCTGCTTGCCGGAGCACGGGCCGTAATTCTTCCTTCCCTGTGGTACGAGAACCAGCCGTTCAGTATTACCGAAGCCTTCGCAGCCGGGAAACCGGTCATTGCCTCGGACCTGGGAGGAATGACCGAACTGGTTAACAACAGCCAGGGCGGTATCCTGGTTTCTCCAGGTGATGTAGATGATTTGGCAGAAGCCATGCGATGGATCACTGCACATCCGAAAGAGGCACGTCAGATGGGGAAGAAGGCTCAGGAATATGCCTGTAATACTCATTCTTCAGACATACATTATCGGAAATTACTGCAAATCTATCAACAGACCATAGAAGAAAAGTATTCCACTGCTTAA
- a CDS encoding AMP-binding protein has translation MLLHNFLTESAQKYPDKVAVIFRGHRITYGELDRQANRLAWVLIALGVERGDRVAVFLDNSLESVVALFGILKTGAAFVMVSAAAKAGKVELILNHCGARVLISHSGKHDVLDSLAVPGLLKIIIGESATRQNPQDISWAEVMAASADHCPTRQNIDLDLAALIYTSGSTGDPKGVTLTHLNMVSAATSIISYLKNTPDDIIMNVLPLSFDYGLYQVLMAIKFGGTVILEKSFLYPYAVIDKMIREKVTGFPLVPTIAAMILQLESLKNYEFNSLRYITNTGAALSENHIRKLRSIFPQAAIYSMYGLTECKRVSYLPPEELDRRPHSVGKPMPNVETFIVDEQGRKVGPGVVGELVVRGSNVMRGYWCDPEETARVLKAGRYPGETVLYTGDFFRMDEEGYLFFVGRKDDLIKTRGERVAPREVENVLHQIEGVVEAAVIGVPDELLGQAVKAFILSREGKILEEKEIIAHCAARLEFFMVPKYIEFLEEFPRTSTGKIDRKALAMGERRHNEQFPDRERL, from the coding sequence ATGCTGCTGCACAATTTTCTCACCGAGAGTGCTCAAAAATACCCTGATAAGGTCGCTGTCATTTTCAGAGGGCACCGGATTACTTACGGGGAGTTAGACAGGCAGGCCAACAGGCTGGCCTGGGTTCTGATTGCCCTTGGCGTTGAAAGAGGCGATCGGGTGGCCGTATTTCTTGACAATTCCCTGGAATCGGTGGTCGCCCTGTTCGGGATATTAAAGACCGGGGCTGCTTTTGTCATGGTGAGCGCTGCCGCAAAAGCCGGAAAAGTAGAGCTTATCCTGAATCACTGTGGAGCCAGAGTCTTAATAAGCCATAGCGGCAAGCATGATGTTTTGGACAGTCTCGCGGTGCCAGGTCTGCTCAAAATCATTATCGGAGAAAGCGCGACCCGGCAGAATCCACAGGATATTTCATGGGCGGAGGTTATGGCCGCCTCGGCTGATCATTGCCCGACGAGACAAAATATCGATCTTGATCTGGCTGCTCTGATCTATACCTCAGGCTCTACCGGTGATCCCAAAGGGGTTACGCTGACTCACCTCAACATGGTTTCTGCTGCCACATCTATTATCAGCTATTTGAAAAATACGCCTGATGACATTATTATGAATGTCCTGCCGTTATCCTTTGATTACGGCCTGTATCAGGTACTTATGGCGATCAAGTTCGGGGGTACGGTTATCCTGGAAAAATCCTTCCTTTACCCTTATGCAGTGATCGATAAGATGATCCGGGAGAAAGTAACCGGTTTTCCCCTGGTTCCGACCATAGCTGCCATGATCCTCCAGCTTGAGAGTCTGAAGAATTATGAATTCAATTCCCTGAGATATATCACCAATACCGGGGCAGCGCTTTCTGAAAACCATATCAGGAAGCTTCGGAGTATCTTCCCGCAGGCTGCCATCTATTCCATGTACGGACTGACCGAGTGTAAGCGGGTTTCCTATCTTCCTCCGGAAGAACTGGACCGAAGGCCGCATTCCGTGGGAAAACCGATGCCGAATGTGGAAACCTTTATCGTTGATGAGCAGGGGAGGAAGGTTGGACCGGGTGTGGTTGGTGAACTGGTGGTCAGAGGGTCCAACGTCATGCGGGGCTACTGGTGCGACCCGGAAGAAACGGCCAGAGTCCTGAAGGCTGGCCGGTATCCTGGCGAGACGGTTCTGTATACCGGCGATTTTTTCAGAATGGATGAGGAAGGATACCTGTTCTTTGTAGGCAGAAAAGACGATCTCATCAAGACACGGGGTGAGAGGGTAGCCCCGCGGGAGGTAGAAAATGTCCTCCACCAGATAGAGGGTGTCGTGGAGGCAGCAGTTATCGGGGTCCCTGATGAGCTTTTGGGCCAGGCTGTCAAGGCATTCATTCTATCTCGGGAAGGTAAGATTCTTGAGGAGAAAGAGATTATTGCCCATTGTGCGGCAAGGCTGGAATTTTTCATGGTACCGAAGTACATAGAATTTCTGGAAGAATTTCCCAGAACCAGTACAGGAAAAATTGACCGCAAAGCACTGGCAATGGGAGAGAGGAGGCATAATGAGCAGTTCCCTGATAGAGAAAGGCTGTGA